In a single window of the Salvelinus namaycush isolate Seneca chromosome 18, SaNama_1.0, whole genome shotgun sequence genome:
- the gtf2h2 gene encoding general transcription factor IIH subunit 2, giving the protein MDEEPERAKRWEGGYERTWEILKEDESGSLKATVEEILFQAKRKRVFESHGQVRLGMMRHLYVVIDTSRTMEDQDLKPNRLTSTLKLVEYFVEEYFDQNPISQVGIITTKNKRAEKLTDLAGNPKKHIDALKKAKDSTCGGEPSLYNSLSLAMQTLKHMPGHSSREVLIIFSSLTTCDPANIYELVKTLKALKIRVSVIGLSAEVRVCTVLTRETGGSYHVILDESHFRELLMFHVKPPPATSSSECSLIRMGFPQHTIASLSDQDAKPSFSQAHLDSTGGGPGLSMGGYFCPQCQAKYTELPVECKVCGLTLVSAPHLARSFHHLFPLEAFQESPLLLHHRERFCEACQGELKDKSVFTCLSCCSVFCVECDLFIHDTLHCCPSCIHSRSAP; this is encoded by the exons ATGGAcgaagagccagagagagccaagCGTTGGGAGGGGGGTTATGAGCGAACATG GGAGATCTTGAAGGAGGATGAGTCTGGATCTCTCAAAGCCACTGTGGAGGAAATCCTTTTCCAGGCCAAAAGGAAAAGGGTGTTCGAGAGCCATGGACAAGTTCGGCTTGGGATG ATGCGTCACCTGTACGTGGTGATTGACACCTCTAGAACCATGGAAGACCAGGACCTGAAACCCAACCGCCTCACCTCTACACTCAAG CTGGTGGAATATTTTGTCGAGGAATACTTTGATCAGAACCCCATCAGTCAG GTGGGCATCATCACCACAAAGAACAAGAGAGCGGAGAAGCTGACTGACCTGGCAG GGAACCCAAAGAAGCACATTGATGCCCTGAAGAAAGCAAAGGACTCTACGTGTGGAGGAGAACCCTCTCTATATAACTCCCTCAGCCTGGCCATGCAGACACTCAA aCACATGCCAGGACACAGCAGCAGAGAAGTCCTCATCATCTTTAGTAGTCTCACCACATGTGACCCAGCTAACATCTACGAGCTGGTCAAG ACTCTGAAGGCTCTGAAGATCCGTGTGTCTGTGATTGGCCTGTCAGCCGAGGTGCGTGTCTGCACCGTGCTCACCAGAGAGACCGGGGGGTCGTACCATGTGATCCTTGATGAGAGCCACTTCAGGGAGCTGCTGATGTTTCATGTGAAGCCTCCTCCTGCTACCTCCTCCTCCGAGTGTTCCCTCATACGCATGG gttTCCCCCAGCACACCATAGCCTCTCTATCAGACCAGGATGCCAAGCCTTCTTTCAGCCAGGCCCATCTGGACAGCACTGGTGGTGGTCCCGGTCTGTCTATGGGAGGGTACTTCTGTCCACAGTGCCAGGCCAAGTACACTGAGCTACCTGTCGAGTGTAAAGTCTGTG GGCTGACACTTGTCTCCGCTCCTCACCTGGCCCGATCTTTCCACCACCTCTTCCCCCTGGAGGCCTTCCAGGAGAGTCCTCTGCTGCTGCACCACAGAGAGAGGTTCTGTGAAGCCTGCCAGGGGGAGCTGAAAGACAAAAGTGTGTTCACGTGTCTGTCGTGCTGCAGTGTGTTCTGCGTGGAGTGTGACCTGTTCATCCACGACACGCTGCACTGCTGCCCCTCCTGCATCCACAGCCGCAGTGCCCCCTGa